In Gopherus flavomarginatus isolate rGopFla2 chromosome 5, rGopFla2.mat.asm, whole genome shotgun sequence, one DNA window encodes the following:
- the SRCAP gene encoding LOW QUALITY PROTEIN: helicase SRCAP (The sequence of the model RefSeq protein was modified relative to this genomic sequence to represent the inferred CDS: deleted 1 base in 1 codon) — MGKVADREVARVRGENARVWAPDSTLSLWDISLADEPSQRAKWRWVIPALTTSRHCCWRPAISQALHWTDRVSLSLPSTLNRSSLPRERETVEVESDEEEEFSAHTGDSETGSPERRLGCQGTQELDSSSQRLLDQNEASFQHALEQDDSTSATSKAIGARGEEQGSSKMQSNPPQQHHALHSEIAPDKMTGSNPVSPASSGSPASSGSISPSHLTHDSSLDSHLGFDVPRLQSKALASPGVYASDPASMWDKTHAEIAEQAKHEAEIENRIAEMKKEGFWSLKRLSKVPEPVRPKVHWDYLCEEMQWLSADFAQERRWKRGVARKVVRMVIRHHEEQKQKEERAKREEQAKLRRIASSIAKEVKQFWSNVEKVVQFKQQSRLEEKRKKALDLQLDFIVGQTEKYSDLLTQSLNETFPMASKTGSSSHISSSHAGSTASSPPPPPHLTDEEDGDFQPHEESDDEETIEVEEQQEGNDSETHRREIELLKQESELPLEELLQSLPTQILDNSCSTAPSISSSNNNEEEEAVGESEEEQEKAKSVMQRNKRPWKPDKEDEEFTANEEEAEDEEETIDAEEKLEGDMDHRKELDDLAQEGELPMEELLQRYAGAYASDFEMDESDSSSDASEPSTSEYEEESEDEDSSSQSDSTAEEESDEEESEEEEEEDAPAEEATAASREEDFGVEYLLKRDEDRGEGGNDAAPTLGPKKEITDIAATAESLQPKGYTLATTQVKTPIPYLLRGTLREYQHIGLDWLVTMYEKKLNGILADEMGLGKTIQTISLLAHLACEKGSWGPHLIIVPTSVMLNWEMEIKRWCPSFKILTYYGAQKERKLKRQGWTKPNAFHICITSYKLVLQDHQAFRRKNWKYLILDEAQNIKNFKSQRWQSLLNFNSQRRLLLTGTPLQNSLMELWSLMHFLMPHVFQSHREFKEWFSNPLTGMIEGSQEYNESLVKRLHKVLRPFLLRRVKVDVEKQMPKKYEHVIKCRLSKRQRYLYDDFMAQATTKETLATGHFMSVINILMQLRKVCNHPNLFDPRPIHSPFITEGICFSTASLILCALNRDPFKHVDMGIFDLINLEGRVSRYEADTFLPKWKVTRKLIEEIAESPDPPPRPKPVKMKVNRMLQPVPKPENRTVVLVNSPRPVAPLQRPMTPVLPEALAPMHPMGPVLPGPVQPPLLPHPMAVPISLPLPLPPSPVPVPPSTRPQGPTLVPTLSQNNAAAAVLQAPVSAPQVLPTLMPAAQLVPNAPQPPVLPAPATAAAASTLKPGPVPAPAMRLATNPLNPGSMGSMMKPVTVHSTTSALPGYNFPATSAVQQRVLLSPDMQARLPSGEVVSIAQLASLANRPLQSAPGSKPLTFQIQGNKLTLTGTQVRQVTMAQPRQLQRNVVHLVSAGGQHHIISQPAQVALIQAMTQQGGQAQGGVQAMPGPQPTTVLPAPASVTPAAATSAAISVPIATTQVPSSMVNSSGVVKIVVRQAPRDGLVPAPALQQPPRPATATTLPSLPAALMAQRAQLPMAPMPPVRLPTQPLVPVRAPTPLQALVRPMIRVVQAPVPSMEQSSPAPAPSSPVTAAPLPIPSATTIAAAVCPALASRPAAAPSPGPKEEPETLMLRSTTPTPPPPSPRAPRHRRQPPPPPRSPFYLESLEEKRKKQKEERLDRLFRLNEQHCNLAPIYGTEVLRLCTLFPPGPPREQEEEGQGVAPELDGWRGTSYSHCYMAQMHRDPQHLEAYWQRATAIALAILTPQQRVEQLADIIERFIFAMPPVEAPAITIHTSHPPPSLLLHQAIFKETLRREISPRASGLHRIVCNMRTQFPDLRLIQYDCGKLQTLDLLLRQLKAGAHRVLIFTQMTRMLDVLEQFLNYHGHIYLRLDGSTRVEQRQALMERFNADKRIFCFILSTRSGGVGVNLTGADTVVFYDSDWNPTMDAQAQDRCHRIGQTRDVHIYRLISERTVEENILKKANQKRMLGDMAIEGGNFTTAYFKQQTIRELFEMPLDEPAKKEGEVLTIAQEDEEDPMANKQTQILEQALCKAEDPEDIRAATQAKAEQVAELAEFNENIPLDADERPSKEEEEEMSKAEQEIASLMEQLTPIERYAMNFLEASLEDISREELKQAEEQVEAARKDIDQAKDEVVFKLPDDEDEGRLSEEGYIKKSKKAKVPSRAGPERTGTRMSERLRGTRLSLREADGVDTESPQARLPSLRHLRGHHARLEAEEAEDHLSLVAQHTRGAAIRRDLVREETPALTRKAAAKREESGTKVPGAGERVLRPIPHRTEAPVIGERVLRTSPQRPEPPATGDKVLRGTPQRAEPPAIIERVLRAIPQRADTPVPGDRMLRGAPQRAEPLATMERVLRSAPLRTDTLAPGDRVPRLAPLRPEAPPAGEQDLRPEAPVTGAKLLQPRHEVAPAREETPQPTLRATEMGIVLGVPALLGQESIAPTGELASKKPPAEHMPRVEPPPTWEKVLGSMELATGVKIGSVEPSSASEKVPLPAPCNLEIPAPNKLVPSPETPASEEEPPEGAKGSLGKAEVAGELAQRPVELDSVDVKRGEPVRRAPEEPESLAPDGPAAELPPETPAHCAARAGVELPAAEPFSTTEGKGPGEVEPQPAWPLSGSLNQPVEVANSLPRLKTPPPSKEHNGLERPSPLSNSLGKPQPRELAQSATEPLEVAIGCSSSLKEVSKRGLGDQEDKPKHPDGVSAANTASLGLGEMQPGTTSSSDSPSPAKTPRRRTSADVEIRQNHQGQDGPAAKVLRKLPGRLVTVVEEKELIRRRRNRIHKLDATSSTVVSPSSSSAHSISELELSPSSKELPLLRDLPARRRIELESRAAKERGDEGSGLELPPSLPPPPLKRKRGRPPKNKSPEQPSQGEAQLPPSTHVPRIRKPEIKTPEPSSPKTLKQPCKGEARPPPGTLKPRAQKLELKAPEPASPRSKTESSENDSPLEKRRRGRPPKAHWAPATPSTESPPKRKRGRPPKNPASPRVETAAPRPGSTSDRDTSAEKELPPPGRKRRWRRKEEPGQAPSESSSDGEEARPLTRLARLRQEEKLESGSECSALLPSQSAAPKPEPDGTSSGESSTSEQTPARSTRQRPGSLVPPLEQEHQRRKRGCLSEGGKSPGAAGSSEDDGGGESESSAELSGEEGERRPKRRRRHAGRATGSRRRQCPRGSSADRVLRSAAATPASNTRSATGPTPGGVAGAPTPSATAAPAAMVTSSLSIRGRKPKT; from the exons ATTGCACCAGACAAAATGACGGGGAGCAATCCTGTGTCACCGGCCTCTTCGGGGTCACCTGCCTCCAGTGGCAGCATCTCACCATCACACCTTACTCACGATTCCTCTCTGGACAGTCACCTGGGCTTTGATGTGCCCAGGCTGCAAAGCAAAGCTCTGGCGTCCCCAGGAGTTTACGCCTCGGACCCGGCCAGCATGTGGGACAAGACGCATGCTGAGATCGCTGAGCAGGCCAAGCAT GAGGCGGAGATTGAGAACCGCATCGCAGAGATGAAGAAGGAGGGTTTCTGGTCTTTGAAGAGGCTCTCCAAGGTGCCGGAGCCAGTTCGCCCCAAGGTTCACTGGGATTACCTCTGTGAGGAGATGCAGTGGCTTTCAGCAGACTTTGCCCAGGAGCGACGCTGGAAGAGGGGAGTGGCCAGGAAG gtcGTGCGGATGGTGATCCGACACCATGAGGAGCAGAAACAGAAGGAGGAGCGAGCCAAGCGAGAGGAGCAGGCCAAGCTGAGGCGCATTGCCTCCTCCATCGCCAAAGAGGTCAAGCAGTTCTGGAGCAATGTGGAGAAG GTGGTGCAGTTCAAGCAGCAGTCTCGCCTggaggagaaaaggaagaagGCCCTGGACCTGCAGCTGGACTTCATCGTGGGCCAGACAGAGAAGTACTCAGATCTGCTGACTCAGAGCCTCAACGAGACCTTCCCCATGGCCAGCAAGACTGGCTCCTCCTCCCACATCAGCTCCTCCCACGCTGGCTCCACCGCTTCCAGCCCCCCGCCACCTCCACACCTCACCGACGAAGAAG ATGGGGACTTCCAGCCCCATGAGGAGTCCGACGACGAGGAGACGATTGAGgtggaggagcagcaggaaggGAATGACTCGGAGACGCACCGGCGTGAGATAGAGCTGCTGAAACAGGAGAGTGAGCTGCCCCTGGAAGAGCTGTTGCAGTCTCTGCCCACCCAGATCCTGGATAATTCCTGCAGCACTGCCCCCTCCATCTCCAGCTCCAACaacaatgaggaggaggaggcagtgggggagagtgaggagGAG CAGGAGAAAGCAAAGTCCGTCATGCAGAGGAACAAAAGGCCATGGAAGCCTGACAAGGAGGATGAGGAGTTCACGGCCAACGAGGAGGAAG CTGAGGATGAAGAGGAGACGATCGATGCTGAAGAGAAGCTGGAAGGGGATATGGATCACAGGAAGGAACTGGATGACTTGGCCCAGGAAG GGGAGCTGCCcatggaggagctgctgcagagaTACGCCGGCGCCTACGCCTCGGACTTTGAGATGGATGAGTCAGATAGCTCCTCGGATGCCTCGGAGCCCAGCACCTCGGAGTACGAGGAGGAGTCAGAGGACGAGGACAGCAGCAGCCAGTCAG ACTCCACCGCAGAGGAGGAGAGTGACGAGGAGGaaagcgaggaggaggaggaggaggatgcccCCGCTGAGGAAGCGACAGCGGCGAGCCGAGAGGAAGACTTCGGCGTGGAGTATCTGTTGAAAAGGGATGAGGATCGGGGAGAGGGGGGTAATGACGcagcccccaccctggggcccaaGAAGGAGATCACAGACATCGCAGCCACTGCCGAGAGCCTGCAGCCCAAGGGCTACACCCTGGCCACTACCCAG GTGAAGACGCCCATCCCTTACCTGCTGCGGGGGACCCTGCGGGAGTATCAGCACATTGGCCTGGACTGGTTGGTCACCATGTATGAAAAGAAGCTTAACGGGATCCTGGCGGACGAGATGGGGCTGGGGAAGACCATCCAGACCATCTCCCTGCTGGCTCACCTGGCCTGCGAGAAGG GTAGCTGGGGTCCCCACCTGATCATCGTGCCCACCAGCGTGATGCTGAACTGGGAGATGGAGATCAAGCGCTGGTGCCCCAGTTTCAAGATCCTCACCTACTATGGGGCGCAGAAGGAGCGCAAGCTCAAGCGTCAG GGCTGGACCAAGCCCAATGCCTTCCATATCTGCATCACCTCGTACAAGTTGGTGCTGCAGGACCACCAGGCGTTCCGGCGCAAGAACTGGAAGTACCTGATCCTGGATGAGGCCCAGAACATCAAGAACTTCAAATCCCAGCGCTGGCAGTCGCTGCTCAACTTCAACAG TCAGAGGCGGCTGCTGCTGACAGGCACCCCCCTGCAGAACAGCCTGATGGAGCTCTGGTCCCTCATGCACTTCCTAATGCCCCACGTCTTCCAGTCGCACCGCGAGTTCAAGGAGTGGTTCTCCAATCCCCTGACAGGCATGATCGAGGGTAGCCAGGAGTACAACGAGAGCCTGGTCAAGCGGCTGCACAAG GTGCTGCGGCCCTTCCTCCTGCGGAGGGTGAAGGTGGATGTGGAGAAACAAATGCCAAAGAAATACGAGCACGTCATCAAGTGCCGGCTGTCCAAGCGCCAGCGCTATCTCTACGACGACTTCATGGCCCAGGCCAC CACCAAGGAGACTCTGGCCACAGGGCATTTCATGAGCGTCATCAACATCCTGATGCAGCTGCGAAAGGTGTGCAACCATCCCAACCTCTTCGACCCCCGGCCCATCCACTCGCCCTTCATCACCGAGGGCATCTGCTTCAGCACCGCCTCGCTCATTCTGTGCGCCCTCAACCGGGATCCCTTTAAG CATGTGGACATGGGCATTTTCGACCTCATCAACCTGGAGGGGCGTGTGTCCCGCTACGAGGCGGACACCTTCCTGCCTAAGTGGAAGGTGACAAGGAAGCTGATTGAGGAGATCGCCGAGTCCCCGGACCCCCCGCCCAGGCCCAAGCCTGTCAAGATGAAAGTGAACAG gatGCTGCAGCCGGTGCCAAAGCCAGAGAACCGGACCGTGGTGCTGGTGAACAGCCCTCGCCCCGTAGCCCCCTTGCAGAGACCTATGACTCCTGTGTTGCCAGAGGCCCTGGCCCCCATGCACCCCATGGGCCCAGTTCTCCCGGGGCCCGTtcagcctcccctgctccctcaccCCATGGCCGTACCCATctcgctgcccctgcccctcccgccATCCCCGGTGCCGGTGCCTCCCTCTACCAGGCCGCAGGGCCCAACGCTAGTGCCAACGCTGAGCCAGAACAACGCCGCGGCCGCagtgctccaggccccagtgtccGCCCCGCAGG TCCTGCCCACACTGATGCCTGCGGCCCAGCTGGTCCCgaatgccccccagccccccgtgctgccagcccctgccaccgctgctgctgcctccacccTCAAGCCTGGCCCAGTGCCAGCCCCCGCCATGCGGctagccaccaaccccctgaacCCGGGCTCCATGGGGAGCATGATGAAGCCAGTGACAGTCCATTCCACCACCAGCGCCCTGCCTGGCTACAACTTCCCGGCCACCAGTGCTGTGCAGCAGAGGGTGCTGCTCTCCCCGGACATGCAGGCCCGGCTGCCCT CGGGTGAGGTGGTGAGTATCGCACAACTGGCTTCGCTGGCCAACAGGCCCCTGCAGAGCGCCCCAGGCAGCAAGCCCCTCACCTTCCAGATCCAAGGCAACAAGCTGACCCTGACGGGCACCCAGGTGCGGCAGGTCACCATGGCCCAGCCCCGACAGCTGCAAA GGAATGTAGTTCACCTGGTCTCTGCCGGGGGGCAGCACCACATCATCAGCCAGCCAGCCCAGGTGGCTCTCATCCAGGCCATGACCCAGCAGGGCGGGCAGGcgcagggtggggtgcaggccATGCCAGGCCCCCAGCCCACCACCGTCCTGCCCGCCCCAGCCTCTGTCACCCCGGCGGCCGCCACTTCAGCAGCCATCAGCGTCCCCATAGCTACCACGCAAG TGCCCTCCTCCATGGTGAACAGCTCTGGTGTGGTGAAGATCGTGGTGCGGCAGGCCCCACGGGACGGCCtggtgcctgccccagccctacagcaGCCTCCACGCCCAGCCACAGCCACCACCTTGCCTAGCCTGCCGGCCGCCCTGATGGCACAGCGAGCCCAGCTCCCCATGGCACCCATGCCACCCGTGCGGTTGCCCACTCAGCCACTGGTTCCAGTGCGAGCACCCACCCCACTGCAGGCCCTAGTGCGACCCATGATCCGGGTGGTGCAGGCGCCAGTGCCAAGCATGGAGCAGTCAT CTCCAGCACCGGCTCCATCTTCTCCCGTCACCGCcgcccctctccccatcccctctgccaCCACCATCGctgctgctgtctgccctgcGCTGGCTTCCCGGCCCGCAGCCGCGCCCAGCCCGGGGCCCAAGGAGGAACCTGAGACACTAATGCTACGCTCCACCACGCCCACCCCGCCTCCCCCGTCGCCACGGGCCCCACGGCACAGacggcagccccctcccccgccccggtcCCCCTTCTATCTG GAATCACTTGAAGAGAAGCGGAAGAAGCAGAAGGAGGAGCGCCTGGACCGACTCTTCCGCCTCAACGAGCAGCATTGCAACCTGGCCCCCATCTATGGCACCGAGGTGCTGCGCCTCTGCACCCTCTTCCCACCCGGCCCCCCtcgggagcaggaggaggaggggcagggagtaGCACCcgagctggatggctggagagggaCCAGCTACAGCCATTGCTACATGGCACAGATGCATCGGGACCCCCAGCACCTAGAGGCGTACTGGCAGCGGGCCACAGCCATTGCCCTGGCCATCCTGACCCCTCAGCAGAGGGTTGAGCAGTTGGCAGACATCATTGAGAG GTTCATCTTTGCTATGCCTCCCGTGGAGGCGCCTGCCATCACCATTCACACCTCTCACCCGCCCCCGTCACTCCTGCTCCACCAGGCCATCTTCAAGGAGACGCTGCGGCGGGAGATTTCGCCCCGCGCCAGCGGCCTGCATCGCATCGTCTGCAACATGCGCACCCAGTTCCCCGACCTGCGCCTCATCCAGTACGACTGCG GAAAGCTCCAGACCCTGGACCTGTTGCTGCGACAGCTGAAGGCCGGGGCGCACCGGGTCCTCATCTTCACGCAGATGACCCGCATGCTGGACGTGCTGGAGCAGTTCCTCAACTACCATGGGCACATCTACCTGCGCCTGGATGGCAGCACCCGCGTGGAGCAGAGACAG GCGCTGATGGAGCGTTTCAACGCTGACAAGCGCATCTTCTGCTTCATCCTGTCGACACGCAGCGGAGGCGTGGGGGTGAACCTGACGGGCGCTGACACTGTGGTGTTCtacgacagcgactggaaccccACCATGGACGCCCAGGCCCAGGACCGCTGCCACCGCATTGGTCAGACCCGCGATGTCCACATCTACAG GCTGATCAGTGAGCGGACAGTGGAGGAGAACATCCTGAAGAAGGCTAATCAGAAGAGGATGCTGGGAGACATGGCCATTGAGGGTGGGAACTTCACCACAGCTTACTTCAAACAG CAAACCATCCGGGAGCTCTTTGAAATGCCCCTGGATGAGCCAGCCAAGAAGGAAGGGGAGGTCCTCACCATAGCGCAGGAGGACGAGGAGGATCCCATGGCCAACAAGCAAACCCAGATCCTGGAGCAG GCGCTGTGCAAGGCTGAGGACCCTGAGGACATCCGGGCGGCCACGCAGGCCAAGGCTGAGCAGGTGGCAGAGCTGGCTGAGTTCAACGAGAACATCCCCCTGGACGCGGACGAGCGGCccagcaaggaggaggaagaggagatgtcAAAGGCTGAGCAGGAGATCGCCTCGCTCATGGAGCAG CTCACCCCCATTGAACGCTATGCCATGAACTTCCTGGAGGCCTCTCTGGAAGACATCAGCCGAGAGGAGCTGAAGCAGGCAGAG GAGCAGGTGGAGGCTGCCCGGAAGGACATAGACCAGGCCAAGGATGAGGTGGTGTTCAAGCTGCCCGACGACGAGGACGAGGGTCGGCTCAGCGAGGAAGGCTACATCAAAAAGAGCAAGAAAGCCAAGGTGCCCAGCCGTGCGGGCCCAGAGCGCACTGGCACACGCATGAGTGAGCGACTGCGGGGCACTCGCCTCTCCCTGCGCGAGGCGGATGGAGTGGACACCGAGTCACCCCAGGCCCGGCTCCCCAGCCTGCGCCACCTGCGGGGCCACCATGCCAGGCTGGAGGCCGAGGAGGCAGAAGACCACCTGTCCCTGGTGGCCCAGCACACACGTGGTGCAGCCATCCGCAGGGACCTGGTGCGGGAGGAGACGCCAGCTCTGACCCGCAAGGCCGCGGCCAAGAGGGAGGAGTCGGGGACCAAGGTCCcaggggctggcgagagggtgcTGCGGCCCATCCCTCACAGAACAGAGGCCCCCGTCATCGGGGAGAGGGTGCTCCGGACCTCTCCACAGAGACCTGAACCCCCTGCCACTGGAGACAAGGTGCTGCGAGGCACCCCCCAGAGAGCTGAGCCCCCAGCCATCATAGAGCGGGTGCTCCGAGCCATCCCTCAGAGAGCAGACACCCCAGTCCCTGGGGACAGGATGCTACGAGGTGCCCCGCAGCGAGCAGAGCCCCTGGCTACCATGGAGCGGGTGCTGCGCAGCGCCCCCTTGAGAACAGACACTCTAGCTCCTGGGGACAGGGTGCCCCGGCTGGCCCCACTCAGACCAgaggcacctcctgctggggagcaggacctGAGACCTGAGGCACCAGTGACTGGTGCGAAGCTCCTCCAGCCAAGACATGAGGTAGCACCTGCCAGAGAGGAGACCCCCCAGCCAACGCTCCGAGCTACCGAGATGGGGATAGTCTTGGGGGTGCCAGCCCTGCTAGGGCAGGAGAGCATAGCACCCACAGGGGAGCTAGCCTCAAAGAAGCCCCCTGCTGAGCACATGCCGAGGgtggaacccccacccacttggGAAAAAGTGCTGGGATCCATGGAGCTCGCGACAGGGGTGAAGATAGGGAGCGTGGAGCCATCTTCTGCCTCAGAGAaagttcccctaccagccccctGCAACCTGGAGATCCCAGCCCCCAACAAGCTGGTGCCAAGCCCGGAGACACCAGCCTCAGAGGAGGAGCCACCCGAAGGAGCCAAGGGATCTTTGGGCAAAGCTGAGGTAGCCGGAGAGCTGGCCCAACGCCCAGTGGAACTGGACAGTGTGGATGTGAAGAGGGGAGAGCCAGTCAGACGTGCCCCGGAGGAGCCAGAGAGCCTGGCACCCGATGGGCCCGCAGCAGAGCTCCCCCCAGAGACGCCTGCCCACTGCGCTGCTAGGGCAGGGGTTGAACTGCCCGCTGCTGAGCCTTTCTCCACTACAGAAGGCAAAGGGCCAGGAGAGGTGgagccccagccagcctggcctCTCTCGGGCTCCCTGAACCAGCCGGTGGAGGTTGCCAACTCCCTGCCTCGACTGAAAACACCACCCCCCAGCAAGGAGCACAACGGGCTAGAGCGGCCTTCCCCTCTCTCCAACAGCCTGGGCaaaccccagcccagggagctggcacAGAGTGCCACAGAGCCACTGGAGGTAGCCATTgggtgcagcagcagcctgaAGGAGGTGTCCAAGAGGGGGCTGGGTGACCAGGAAGACAAGCCCAAGCACCCAGACGGAGTGAGTGCAGCCAACACCgcctccctggggctgggggaaatGCAGCCAGGGACGACCTCCTCTTCGGACAGCCCATCGCCAGCCAAAACACCGCGCCGGCGCACCAGTGCTGACGTGGAGATCCGGCAGAACCACCAGGGCCAGGACGGCCCGGCTGCCAAGGTCTTGCGCAAGCTGCCAGGCCGCCTGGTCACCGTGGTGGAGGAGAAGGAGCTGATCCGACGCCGGCGCAACCGCATCCACAAGCTGGACGCCACCAGCAGCACTGTGGTGAGCCCCAGCAGCAGTTCGGCCCACAGCATCTCCGAGCTAGAGTTGTCcccctccagcaaggagctgcCACTGCTCCGTGACCTGCCCGCCCGCCGCAGGATTGAGCTGGAGAGCCGGGCTGCCAAGGAGAGGGGAGACGAGGGGtctggcctggagctgccccccagcctgcccccaccgCCCCTCAAGCGTAAACGGGGCCGGCCCCCGAAGAACAAGTCTCCAGAGCAGCCAAGCCAGGGGGAAGCACAGCTACCACCCAGCACCCATGTACCCCGCATCAGGAAGCCAGAGATCAAGACTCCTGAGCCATCCTCACCCAAGACCCTGAAGCAGCCATGCAAGGGGGAGGCACGGCCACCGCCCGGCACCCTGAAGCCACGTGCCCAGAAGCTGGAACTCAAGGCCCCTGAGCCAGCCTCACCCCGGAGCAAGACAGAGAGCAGTGAGAATGACTCCCCCCTGGAGAAGCGCCGGCGGGGCCGACCCCCCAAGGCACACTGGGCCCCCGCCACTCCCAGCACTGAGTCACCCCCCAAGCGCAAGCGGGGCCGGCCCCCCAAGAACCCAGCTTCCCCCCGCGTGGAGACAGCAGCCCCCCGCCCTGGCTCAACCTCGGACCGCGACACCTCCGCCGAGAAGGAGCTGCCCCCACCTGGCCGcaagaggaggtggagaaggaaggaagagcCTGGCCAGGCCCCCAGTGAGAGCTCATCAGATGGCGAGGAGGCCCGCCCCCTCACCCGGTTGGCCCGTCTCCGGCAGGAAGAGAAGCTGGAGTCGGGCAGTGAGTGTTCGGCCCTGCTCCCATCCCAGAGCGCTGCCCCTAAGCCGGAGCCAGACGGCACCTCCTCCGGGGAGAGCAGCACCTCCGAGCAGACCCCGGCCCGCTCCACCCGCCAGCGCCCTGGCAGCTTGGTGCCACCGCTGGAGCAGGAGCATCAGAGGCGCAAGCGGGGGTGCTTGTCAGAGGGCGGCAAGTCCCCCGGGGCTGCCGGCTCATCGGAGGACGACGGGGGCGGCGAGTCAGAGTCCTCAGCAGAGTTGAGCGGTGAGGAGGGTGAGCGGCGGCCCAAGCGCCGCCGCCGTCACGCAGGCCGAGCCACCGGCAGCAGGAGGCGGCAGTGCCCACGGGGCAGTTCGGCCGACCGCGTCCTGCGAAGCGCTGCCGCCACCCCAGCCAGCAACACCCGCTCGGCCACCGGCCCCACGCCGGGGGGTGTGgctggagcccccaccccctcGGCCACCGCTGCTCCTGCCGCCATGGTTACCTCCTCACTAAGTATCAGAGGCCGCAAGCCCAAAACGTGA